Proteins encoded within one genomic window of Dyadobacter chenhuakuii:
- a CDS encoding cystathionine gamma-synthase produces MITTCLVKRFFLILTLCLCSSCHGPPRGASVANKITNMKFATKAIHAGVEPDPTTGAIMTPIYQTSTYVQESPGKHKGYEYSRTHNPTRTALQNALAALENGKHGICYASGLAATDAVLKLYKPGDEIIATNDIYGGTYRIMKRIFEPFGMVFKFVDMSNVINVRNAISEKTKMIWIETPTNPLLKIVDIRAITNLCREKGFHSVVDNTFASPYLQNPLDMDADIVMHSVTKYLGGHSDTVMGALITNDDGLAKQLAFIQNASGAVPGPQDCFLVLRGIKTLHIRMQRHCENALEVAQWLEAHSKVGKVYYPGLPSHPSYDLASRQMRGYGGMLSFELKGDVYEEAVRVMENLEVFSLGESLGGVESLCTHPASMTHASIPKEERLKTGLKDTLIRLSVGIEDVEDLIADLERAIG; encoded by the coding sequence ATGATAACCACTTGTTTGGTTAAAAGGTTTTTCCTAATCTTGACTTTATGCCTTTGTTCTTCTTGCCACGGTCCGCCGCGCGGTGCATCCGTGGCAAACAAAATCACAAACATGAAATTCGCAACAAAAGCCATACATGCCGGCGTGGAGCCGGACCCGACCACCGGCGCTATTATGACGCCCATTTACCAGACGTCCACCTACGTGCAGGAGAGTCCGGGCAAGCATAAGGGCTACGAATATTCCCGCACCCATAATCCCACGCGAACCGCATTGCAAAATGCACTTGCCGCATTGGAAAATGGCAAACACGGCATTTGCTACGCATCCGGGCTCGCTGCCACCGACGCGGTGCTGAAATTATACAAGCCCGGCGATGAAATTATCGCCACCAACGACATTTACGGGGGCACTTACCGCATTATGAAACGCATTTTCGAGCCATTCGGAATGGTTTTCAAATTTGTGGATATGAGCAATGTTATAAATGTGAGGAACGCGATTTCGGAGAAAACCAAAATGATATGGATCGAAACGCCCACCAATCCGCTGCTCAAAATCGTGGACATTAGAGCCATAACCAACCTGTGCCGGGAAAAAGGGTTTCACAGCGTTGTCGACAATACGTTTGCCTCGCCCTATTTGCAGAATCCGCTCGATATGGACGCGGATATCGTGATGCATTCAGTAACAAAATATCTCGGCGGGCATTCAGACACGGTGATGGGCGCGTTGATTACCAATGATGACGGGCTGGCTAAGCAATTGGCATTCATTCAAAATGCCAGCGGGGCGGTTCCGGGTCCGCAGGATTGTTTTTTGGTTTTGAGGGGAATAAAAACACTGCATATCCGCATGCAGCGGCATTGTGAAAACGCATTGGAAGTGGCCCAATGGCTCGAAGCGCATTCAAAAGTTGGAAAGGTTTACTATCCCGGGCTGCCCTCGCACCCTTCCTATGACCTGGCCAGCAGGCAAATGCGCGGTTATGGCGGCATGTTGTCATTTGAATTAAAAGGCGATGTGTATGAAGAAGCCGTGCGCGTGATGGAAAACCTGGAAGTTTTTTCCTTGGGCGAATCATTGGGAGGCGTGGAATCGCTTTGCACGCATCCGGCTAGTATGACGCACGCCAGCATTCCCAAAGAAGAAAGGCTCAAAACAGGCTTAAAAGACACATTAATCCGCCTCAGTGTTGGAATTGAAGACGTGGAAGACCTGATAGCCGATCTGGAACGGGCCATCGGATAG
- a CDS encoding fumarate reductase/succinate dehydrogenase flavoprotein subunit gives MATSSSLDAKIPQGPIETKWSKYKSSVPLVNPANKRNLEIIVVGTGLAGASAAATLAEMGYKVKAFCFQDSPRRAHSIAAQGGINAAKNYQNDGDSVYRLFYDTIKGGDYRSREGNVHRLAEVSGNIIDQCVAAGVPFAREYGGLLSNRSFGGTQVQRTFYAAGQTGQQLLLGAYSGLQRQVGMGTVKMYNRHEMLDVVNIDGKCRGIIARNLITGEIERHGGHAVLLCTGGYGNVFYLSTNAMGSNVTAAWKAHKKGAYFGNPCFTQIHPTCIPVSGEHQSKLTLMSESLRNDGRIWVPKAKGDARPGNEIPEEERDYYLERRYPAFGNLVPRDIASRAAKERCDAGYGVGTSKLAVFLDFAAAVERYGRGEANKNNIVNASKEDILTWGKAVVKEKYGNLFDMYKQITGEDPYEVPMRIYPAVHYTMGGLWVDYNLMTTVPGLYALGEANFSDHGANRLGASALMQGLADGYFVIPYTIGAYLAKEIGTGKIPTDHPEFIKVEKEVTDRIDTLLSIQGKTSPELFHRRLGKIMWDKCGMARNEQGLKQAIIEIRELRKEFWKDVKVMGGKNEFNPELDKAGRVADFIELGELMCIDALTREESCGGHFREEHQTEEGEAMRDDDNFMFVSAWEHKAQEEWELHKEELIYENIKIAQRSYK, from the coding sequence ATGGCAACTTCATCTAGTCTGGATGCCAAAATACCACAGGGGCCGATTGAAACGAAATGGAGTAAATACAAGTCTTCGGTTCCTCTCGTAAACCCTGCCAATAAGCGTAATCTCGAAATTATTGTAGTAGGAACAGGTTTAGCGGGAGCTTCGGCCGCTGCTACGCTTGCGGAAATGGGCTATAAGGTAAAAGCATTCTGTTTTCAGGATTCCCCACGTCGCGCGCACTCCATTGCTGCACAAGGCGGGATCAATGCTGCAAAGAATTACCAAAACGATGGTGACTCGGTTTACCGTCTTTTTTACGATACGATTAAAGGAGGTGACTACCGTTCGAGAGAAGGGAATGTGCATCGCCTGGCCGAGGTTTCGGGAAATATTATTGACCAATGCGTTGCAGCAGGGGTTCCTTTTGCACGCGAATACGGTGGTTTGCTTTCCAACCGTTCTTTCGGTGGAACACAGGTTCAGCGGACGTTTTATGCTGCCGGACAAACCGGGCAGCAGTTGTTATTGGGTGCATATTCAGGTTTACAGCGCCAGGTGGGCATGGGAACCGTGAAAATGTACAACCGCCACGAAATGCTGGATGTGGTGAATATCGATGGCAAATGCCGTGGTATCATCGCAAGAAACCTCATTACGGGTGAAATTGAGCGTCACGGCGGCCACGCGGTGTTGCTTTGCACAGGAGGTTACGGAAACGTATTTTACTTATCGACCAACGCCATGGGCAGTAATGTTACTGCTGCGTGGAAGGCGCATAAAAAAGGGGCTTATTTCGGTAATCCTTGCTTTACACAAATTCACCCGACTTGTATCCCGGTTTCAGGAGAGCATCAGTCCAAGCTTACGTTAATGTCTGAATCCCTTCGTAATGACGGAAGGATCTGGGTGCCAAAAGCAAAAGGAGATGCCCGTCCCGGAAATGAAATTCCGGAAGAAGAAAGAGATTATTACCTGGAACGTCGTTACCCTGCATTCGGTAACCTGGTTCCGCGTGATATCGCTTCCCGCGCTGCCAAAGAAAGATGTGATGCCGGATATGGTGTAGGAACATCCAAACTGGCCGTTTTCCTTGATTTTGCTGCTGCTGTTGAGCGTTACGGAAGAGGGGAAGCGAACAAAAACAACATTGTAAATGCATCCAAGGAAGATATTCTGACATGGGGTAAGGCTGTTGTAAAAGAAAAATACGGCAACCTTTTCGATATGTACAAGCAAATTACGGGTGAAGATCCATATGAGGTGCCTATGCGTATCTATCCTGCGGTGCATTACACAATGGGAGGACTTTGGGTGGATTATAACCTGATGACCACAGTGCCTGGTTTGTATGCATTGGGAGAAGCTAATTTCTCTGATCACGGTGCAAACCGCTTGGGTGCTTCGGCGCTGATGCAGGGACTTGCAGATGGTTATTTTGTAATTCCTTATACAATTGGTGCTTATCTGGCGAAGGAAATTGGAACTGGTAAAATTCCAACGGACCACCCGGAATTTATTAAGGTTGAAAAAGAAGTTACAGACCGGATTGACACATTGTTGTCGATCCAGGGAAAAACTTCTCCTGAGTTATTCCACCGCCGTCTTGGCAAGATTATGTGGGACAAATGTGGTATGGCGCGTAATGAGCAGGGTTTGAAGCAGGCGATCATTGAAATCCGGGAGCTTCGCAAAGAATTCTGGAAGGATGTGAAAGTAATGGGAGGCAAAAATGAATTCAATCCTGAACTGGATAAGGCCGGCCGCGTTGCTGACTTTATTGAACTGGGTGAGTTGATGTGCATTGATGCCTTGACGCGCGAAGAATCTTGCGGCGGTCACTTCCGCGAAGAGCACCAGACGGAAGAAGGAGAAGCGATGCGTGATGATGACAACTTCATGTTTGTGTCTGCCTGGGAGCATAAAGCGCAAGAGGAGTGGGAGCTGCATAAAGAAGAGTTGATTTACGAGAATATTAAGATTGCCCAAAGGAGTTATAAATAG
- a CDS encoding succinate dehydrogenase/fumarate reductase iron-sulfur subunit yields the protein MHIKLKVWRQSNSNTKGDFENYSLDHVSPDMSFLEMFDVLNEQLIEEGKEPVAFDHDCREGICGMCSMYINGRAHGPLKGVTTCQLHMRSFNDGDTIVVEPWRAQAFPVIKDLVVDRDAFDRVISAGGFVSVNTGNAQDANSLPIPKVAADEAFAAAACIACGACVAACKNASAMLFVSAKISQLALLPQGQAERSIRAEKMVAQMDAEGFGNCTNTGACSAECPKEIGQENIARMNREYIGAKLSSSAV from the coding sequence ATGCATATTAAGCTTAAAGTCTGGAGACAAAGCAATAGCAATACAAAAGGAGATTTTGAAAATTACAGTCTGGACCATGTATCCCCGGATATGTCTTTTCTGGAAATGTTTGACGTCCTCAACGAGCAACTGATTGAGGAAGGCAAGGAGCCGGTAGCATTTGACCACGATTGCCGTGAAGGAATTTGTGGAATGTGTTCCATGTACATCAACGGAAGGGCTCACGGACCATTGAAAGGCGTAACAACTTGCCAGTTGCACATGCGCTCGTTCAATGACGGAGATACGATCGTAGTTGAGCCTTGGAGAGCACAGGCATTCCCTGTCATTAAGGACCTTGTTGTGGACCGCGATGCGTTCGACAGAGTGATTTCTGCGGGAGGCTTTGTTTCGGTAAACACAGGTAATGCGCAGGATGCCAACAGCCTTCCGATTCCAAAAGTGGCTGCGGATGAAGCGTTTGCAGCAGCAGCTTGTATCGCTTGCGGTGCTTGCGTGGCAGCTTGTAAGAATGCGTCTGCCATGCTTTTTGTGTCTGCAAAAATTTCCCAGCTGGCATTGCTTCCGCAGGGACAGGCAGAAAGAAGCATTCGCGCAGAGAAAATGGTGGCGCAGATGGATGCAGAAGGATTCGGGAACTGTACGAACACAGGCGCGTGCTCTGCGGAGTGTCCTAAGGAGATCGGACAGGAAAACATTGCCCGTATGAACCGCGAATATATTGGTGCTAAGCTTTCATCTTCGGCAGTTTAA
- a CDS encoding DUF3127 domain-containing protein — protein sequence MELTGTVIALLPEVTGQGKNGAWRKQEFILEIPSQYPKKVCIALWGDKIDQANLQINDQVTASIDVESREYNSRWYTEVKAWKVDKAGSGNSGSNAGGQPLPPVTTFSEDESDDLPF from the coding sequence ATGGAATTAACAGGAACGGTCATCGCTTTGCTTCCCGAAGTAACAGGACAGGGAAAAAACGGAGCTTGGCGCAAGCAGGAATTCATTCTGGAGATCCCTTCTCAATATCCTAAAAAAGTATGCATCGCGCTGTGGGGAGATAAAATCGACCAGGCCAACTTGCAGATCAACGACCAGGTAACGGCGTCGATCGACGTGGAAAGCCGCGAATACAATTCTCGCTGGTATACCGAGGTTAAGGCATGGAAAGTGGACAAAGCAGGAAGCGGCAACTCAGGCTCGAACGCAGGCGGTCAGCCATTGCCACCCGTAACCACATTCAGCGAAGACGAATCGGACGATCTTCCTTTCTAA
- a CDS encoding OmpH family outer membrane protein — protein sequence MNNNTSLIWNIVLSLAVAVLFFLHFSGKPSGDAGAAADGGVVAGRKTVYVQVDSLLKNYEFFKDTRKELENKNFQLENELNTKGRSLQNEVQFFQQRAQTMTPEQARSTEAQLMKKQQDLVAYRDQSAQALGQEEAKKNEELYKNIRSYIEKYNKENGFEYVLGYSLGGGILFANPSLDVTQKILDGLNKEYKGSNASKADSTKKK from the coding sequence GTGAACAACAATACTTCATTGATTTGGAACATCGTGCTTTCCCTGGCTGTGGCGGTGTTATTCTTTTTACATTTTTCAGGTAAGCCTTCCGGAGATGCAGGTGCAGCAGCAGATGGTGGTGTAGTAGCAGGTCGTAAAACCGTGTACGTTCAGGTTGATTCTTTGTTGAAAAACTACGAATTCTTTAAGGATACAAGAAAAGAACTGGAAAATAAGAACTTCCAGCTTGAAAACGAATTGAATACAAAAGGCCGTTCATTGCAGAATGAAGTTCAGTTTTTTCAGCAGAGAGCACAAACAATGACGCCTGAGCAAGCACGCTCAACAGAGGCGCAATTGATGAAAAAACAGCAGGACCTGGTTGCTTACCGTGACCAATCCGCACAAGCGCTTGGCCAGGAAGAGGCTAAGAAAAACGAGGAGCTTTACAAAAACATCCGTTCTTATATTGAGAAATACAACAAAGAGAATGGTTTCGAATACGTTTTGGGTTACTCGTTAGGCGGTGGGATTTTGTTTGCTAATCCATCATTGGACGTAACACAAAAGATCCTTGACGGCCTGAACAAAGAATACAAAGGAAGCAATGCTTCAAAAGCTGATTCTACTAAAAAGAAGTAA
- a CDS encoding DUF2795 domain-containing protein translates to MYWTLELASYLEDAPWPATKDELIDFAIRTGAPLEVVENLQELEDDGQPYESIEEIWPDYPTKDDFFFNEDEY, encoded by the coding sequence ATGTACTGGACTCTCGAACTCGCGTCATATCTTGAAGATGCTCCCTGGCCAGCTACCAAAGACGAGCTAATTGACTTTGCAATCAGAACAGGCGCTCCGTTAGAAGTAGTTGAAAACCTACAGGAGCTTGAAGATGACGGTCAGCCTTATGAAAGCATTGAAGAAATTTGGCCCGATTATCCCACCAAAGACGATTTCTTTTTCAACGAAGATGAATACTAG
- a CDS encoding TVP38/TMEM64 family protein — protein sequence METSSPKKLSLPVIISILLTVVPLVTTSIATAWAVGHESQLRSWPFEWWVIATLILTLASSVALTPPTFLALVYGYFLGWTALPLLFGLNLGAIAIIYASANFLHASSIRGYLIQVYPQVNSLLRRFYQNELRLIFFAKLSPVLPFAITNLFFAMAGARFKQVIAGGTLGMIPRTVLAVWAGREARDIRYLLEHPNEGLATKIILILLIVVSTIGIGYFFKDKKIAE from the coding sequence TTGGAGACTTCCTCCCCCAAAAAGTTATCATTACCTGTCATCATAAGCATCTTGCTGACGGTTGTTCCGCTTGTTACAACCTCCATAGCAACTGCCTGGGCCGTTGGGCATGAGAGTCAGCTGCGCAGCTGGCCTTTTGAATGGTGGGTTATCGCAACGCTTATATTAACATTGGCATCCTCCGTCGCCCTTACTCCGCCCACGTTTCTGGCATTGGTTTACGGATATTTCCTGGGATGGACCGCATTACCCTTGCTTTTCGGCTTGAATTTAGGCGCAATCGCCATCATTTACGCTTCTGCTAATTTCCTGCACGCATCTTCCATCCGCGGTTATCTGATCCAGGTTTACCCGCAAGTGAACTCGCTGCTCCGCAGGTTTTATCAAAATGAATTAAGGCTGATATTTTTCGCCAAACTTTCTCCTGTTCTGCCTTTCGCCATTACCAACCTTTTTTTCGCTATGGCAGGCGCGCGGTTCAAACAAGTGATTGCTGGCGGGACGCTGGGAATGATTCCGCGAACGGTCCTGGCAGTTTGGGCGGGCCGTGAAGCGCGTGACATTCGTTATCTGCTGGAACATCCTAATGAAGGTTTAGCGACAAAAATTATATTGATCCTCCTCATCGTCGTCTCGACAATTGGCATCGGTTATTTCTTCAAAGACAAGAAGATAGCAGAATAA
- a CDS encoding copper homeostasis protein CutC, with product MTIEVCAYSLESCINAQAGGAGRIELCGGLGEGGTTPSAGLIELVRQHIDIDIFVMIRPRGGDFVYDIFEEEIMRKDIDLAKKLGANGVVLGILTRDGQVDVTRTKSLVEHAKPMKVTFHRAFDLTPDPVKALKAVIETGAERILTSGQKPTAVEGIALLEQLAKEAGDSIEIMAGAGVNHDNAAQLAAAGVHALHLTAKAFRPGRQKYFPADISMAGGIPDEHSVMYADLALVEAIVQVVS from the coding sequence ATGACTATTGAAGTTTGCGCTTATTCTTTGGAATCTTGTATCAATGCACAGGCTGGCGGCGCAGGGAGGATTGAATTGTGCGGCGGACTGGGCGAAGGTGGGACAACGCCCAGCGCAGGCTTGATAGAACTCGTAAGACAACACATTGATATCGATATTTTTGTCATGATCAGGCCCCGTGGCGGTGATTTCGTTTACGATATTTTCGAGGAAGAAATCATGAGAAAGGATATTGATCTGGCTAAAAAATTAGGAGCAAATGGTGTAGTATTAGGCATTTTAACCAGGGACGGCCAGGTCGATGTCACTCGTACGAAATCGCTCGTAGAGCACGCGAAACCTATGAAAGTGACCTTCCACCGCGCATTTGACCTTACGCCGGACCCTGTTAAAGCATTAAAAGCAGTGATTGAAACAGGCGCTGAGCGCATTCTGACCTCCGGCCAGAAACCAACCGCAGTGGAAGGCATTGCGCTGCTGGAACAACTTGCAAAGGAAGCAGGGGATTCCATCGAAATCATGGCGGGAGCTGGTGTAAACCATGATAACGCTGCCCAGTTAGCGGCTGCTGGTGTACATGCATTACACCTGACCGCCAAGGCATTCCGTCCGGGTCGACAAAAATACTTCCCCGCAGACATTTCTATGGCAGGTGGGATTCCCGACGAACATTCGGTTATGTATGCCGATCTGGCTCTCGTTGAGGCTATTGTGCAAGTAGTTTCCTGA
- a CDS encoding penicillin acylase family protein: protein MKYLKAFVSLAATICLVYFLNKPLGPAPALGPFLSPFTGFGQNGDKVIDKGGEEILKLSGLKEEVTIRYDDAGVAHIFAKNNFDLFYAQGFVTAKDRLWQMDLQIRAASGRLSEVLGKATLEMDQQSRRLGMGYGAEANIQVAMKDPQSREALLGYTAGVNAYIDQLAPKDYPIEFKLLGYKPEAWKPINTMYMLEQMTLTLAGRSNELNMSNVLKKYGEKVVNDLFPDYPMFQESPIIPSGTKWDFEPIPIPGKPSNHANSDSLAQFKKIPGALTQREAKPEGIGSNNWAVSAEKSITGYPILANDPHLELTLPSIWYQVQLHSPSMNVYGVSLPGIPSVIIGFNQHVAWGVTNTDADVFDLYKIKFKDESRAQYWHDNQWKPTRKRLEQIHVKGQAQPYEEEVIYTHHGPVTETDNSSGKHPELAIKWIGHEAGNSFLTFYELNKAKNYDDYRKALTYYVGPAQNFVFADNSKNIALTVNGKLPLKYKDQGKFVLDGTNASEDWQGWIPAAQNPYVKNPKRGFVSSANQSSTDPSYPYFINWVFAPTERGVRINERLTSMTSANADSLRMLQNDNFSVLARNILPKLLEILKPKTLTPSQKAAAITLANWNYQNAPESVATSIFEEWMPLLHASIWNDEFGENLEYPTRDRTLYMIIHEPDKKWFDNITTPEQETLADLTVTSFKAALDTLTKHHGPMSQSWQWAKVKGTEIRHLSRSLKPFNAPTLKVGGGRSIVNAITKRNGPSWRMVVELGPVPRAYGIYPGGQSGNPGSPYYLNLLKKWENGELNELIYLLEPAQKHPRMTSSVKLQKP from the coding sequence ATGAAGTATTTGAAAGCTTTTGTTTCACTCGCTGCGACAATTTGCCTTGTTTATTTCCTGAACAAGCCCCTCGGCCCGGCTCCCGCATTAGGCCCGTTTTTGAGTCCGTTTACAGGGTTTGGGCAAAATGGCGACAAGGTCATTGATAAGGGAGGGGAAGAAATCCTGAAACTCAGCGGACTGAAAGAGGAAGTGACGATCCGGTACGACGACGCGGGTGTTGCCCATATTTTTGCCAAAAACAACTTTGACCTTTTCTACGCACAGGGCTTTGTAACGGCTAAGGACCGGCTCTGGCAAATGGACTTGCAAATACGCGCTGCCTCGGGGAGACTTTCGGAAGTGCTGGGCAAGGCAACATTGGAGATGGACCAGCAAAGCAGGCGGCTGGGCATGGGTTATGGTGCCGAAGCCAACATTCAGGTGGCTATGAAAGACCCGCAATCAAGGGAAGCGCTGCTAGGGTATACCGCTGGCGTGAATGCGTACATTGACCAGCTCGCGCCGAAAGATTATCCCATTGAGTTTAAGCTGCTGGGTTACAAGCCGGAAGCATGGAAGCCGATCAATACCATGTATATGCTGGAACAGATGACATTAACATTGGCCGGGCGGTCCAATGAGCTCAATATGAGCAATGTCTTGAAGAAGTATGGCGAGAAAGTGGTCAATGATCTGTTCCCGGATTATCCCATGTTCCAGGAAAGCCCTATTATTCCCTCAGGGACGAAGTGGGATTTTGAGCCGATTCCTATTCCTGGAAAGCCTAGTAATCATGCCAACAGCGACAGTCTGGCCCAATTCAAAAAAATTCCCGGTGCATTAACGCAACGGGAAGCGAAACCGGAGGGGATTGGCAGTAATAACTGGGCAGTGAGCGCCGAAAAATCGATCACCGGCTATCCTATCCTTGCCAATGATCCGCACCTGGAACTCACATTGCCGTCTATTTGGTATCAGGTTCAGCTGCATTCACCGTCGATGAATGTTTATGGCGTGTCGCTGCCAGGTATTCCGAGTGTGATTATCGGTTTCAACCAGCATGTGGCCTGGGGAGTTACCAATACGGATGCAGATGTTTTTGATTTATATAAAATAAAATTCAAAGACGAATCCAGGGCGCAATACTGGCATGATAACCAATGGAAACCGACCAGGAAACGCTTGGAGCAAATCCATGTGAAGGGACAGGCGCAGCCTTACGAAGAGGAAGTTATATACACCCATCACGGACCGGTTACAGAAACAGACAACAGCTCGGGAAAACATCCGGAATTAGCCATCAAATGGATTGGACACGAGGCCGGAAATAGCTTTCTTACATTTTATGAGCTGAATAAGGCCAAAAATTATGACGATTACCGCAAGGCACTGACCTATTATGTGGGCCCCGCGCAAAATTTTGTTTTTGCAGATAACAGCAAGAATATTGCGCTTACTGTAAATGGCAAGTTGCCTTTGAAATACAAGGATCAAGGGAAATTTGTCCTTGATGGCACGAATGCATCGGAAGACTGGCAGGGCTGGATCCCGGCAGCACAGAACCCGTATGTGAAAAATCCAAAAAGAGGTTTCGTCAGCAGTGCAAACCAATCCTCCACTGATCCCTCCTATCCTTATTTTATCAACTGGGTTTTCGCTCCCACGGAACGCGGCGTGCGTATTAATGAGCGACTAACGTCCATGACAAGCGCCAATGCCGATAGTTTGAGAATGTTACAAAACGATAATTTCAGTGTTTTGGCTAGAAACATTTTACCAAAACTGTTGGAAATATTAAAACCAAAAACATTAACCCCTTCTCAGAAAGCCGCAGCCATCACACTGGCTAACTGGAACTATCAAAACGCACCTGAATCGGTTGCTACCTCTATTTTCGAAGAATGGATGCCATTGCTGCACGCTAGCATATGGAATGATGAATTCGGTGAAAACCTGGAATATCCTACACGTGACCGAACATTATATATGATCATCCATGAGCCTGATAAAAAATGGTTCGACAACATTACAACCCCTGAACAGGAAACGCTGGCCGATCTGACGGTGACCAGCTTTAAAGCGGCACTCGACACCTTAACCAAGCACCACGGACCTATGAGCCAATCGTGGCAGTGGGCGAAGGTGAAAGGGACGGAAATCAGGCATTTGAGCAGAAGTCTTAAACCATTTAATGCACCGACGTTGAAAGTGGGTGGTGGCCGCAGCATTGTGAATGCCATTACGAAACGGAACGGACCTTCCTGGCGGATGGTGGTGGAGCTGGGGCCTGTGCCACGGGCTTATGGCATTTATCCGGGCGGACAATCGGGGAACCCGGGAAGTCCCTATTATTTGAATTTGTTAAAAAAATGGGAAAACGGGGAGCTTAATGAGCTCATCTATCTACTTGAACCAGCCCAGAAGCATCCGCGTATGACATCCAGTGTAAAGCTTCAAAAACCTTAA
- a CDS encoding succinate dehydrogenase cytochrome b subunit, whose protein sequence is MSWFSQTLTSSIGKKLLMALTGLFLISFLVIHATINAMIFYNDGGETFTHWGHFMGTNPIVRTLEIGLVAGFLIHIVDGLILWKNNASARPVKYAVNNPSANSTWYSRSMGLLGTLLLIFLVIHTAHFWIPNRTNQFTTGEELNLYQMMLDIFQNPLVVLIYVLGCISLFWHLLHGFKSAFQTLGLNHIKYNGAINFLGTAFSIVVPILFALMPISIYLGWVY, encoded by the coding sequence ATGTCGTGGTTTTCACAAACGTTAACGAGCTCTATTGGTAAGAAACTTCTGATGGCTCTTACCGGATTATTTTTGATAAGCTTTCTGGTGATTCATGCCACAATAAATGCTATGATTTTTTACAATGACGGAGGGGAAACCTTTACGCATTGGGGGCATTTTATGGGTACAAACCCCATCGTACGGACGCTTGAGATCGGCCTGGTTGCCGGGTTCCTGATCCACATTGTGGATGGACTGATTCTCTGGAAAAACAATGCATCGGCCCGTCCGGTTAAGTATGCTGTAAACAATCCATCTGCGAACAGCACCTGGTATTCCAGAAGCATGGGTTTGCTAGGCACATTGCTGTTGATATTTCTGGTGATCCATACTGCACATTTCTGGATCCCTAACCGTACCAACCAGTTCACCACAGGCGAGGAGCTGAATCTTTACCAAATGATGCTGGATATCTTCCAGAATCCCCTTGTTGTACTGATTTATGTCCTGGGCTGCATTTCGCTGTTCTGGCATTTGCTCCACGGCTTTAAAAGTGCATTTCAGACTTTGGGACTGAACCACATCAAGTATAATGGTGCGATCAACTTTCTGGGAACGGCTTTTTCTATTGTAGTCCCGATCCTGTTTGCTTTGATGCCGATTTCCATTTACCTGGGATGGGTTTATTAA
- a CDS encoding AlbA family DNA-binding domain-containing protein, with protein MELRLLKELVKKGEGEHLEFKLKSNHPEKIVREVVAFANSGGGKLFVGVGDDKTIKGLKDAEEDEYTLTKAIDKFIYPKISYKKERIPVSSDRDVLVLTIPKSIDKPHYVVDNTGNRQAYIRVEDKSIQASREMKEIMRRGRGERDIRFQYGDKEEKLMKLLDEKESVTVDLFAAFAGIPRKIASNTLVVMVLARILEVHPHEMIDKFTMSMAYQSN; from the coding sequence ATGGAGCTTCGATTATTGAAAGAGTTGGTTAAGAAAGGTGAGGGTGAACATTTGGAATTCAAGTTGAAGTCCAATCACCCGGAAAAGATCGTCCGTGAGGTTGTGGCATTTGCTAACTCCGGTGGTGGGAAACTCTTCGTCGGGGTGGGAGACGACAAAACGATAAAAGGCCTGAAAGATGCGGAGGAAGATGAGTACACACTCACGAAGGCCATCGACAAATTTATTTATCCCAAAATCAGCTATAAAAAAGAAAGGATCCCGGTAAGTTCGGACCGCGATGTGCTCGTGCTGACCATTCCCAAAAGTATCGATAAGCCGCATTATGTGGTGGACAACACGGGAAACAGGCAGGCTTATATCCGCGTTGAAGACAAATCAATCCAGGCTAGCCGGGAAATGAAAGAAATCATGCGCAGGGGAAGAGGCGAGCGGGATATCCGTTTTCAGTATGGTGATAAGGAGGAAAAGCTGATGAAGCTTCTGGACGAAAAGGAGTCTGTTACGGTGGATCTGTTTGCTGCCTTCGCTGGAATTCCAAGAAAAATTGCTTCCAACACTTTGGTCGTGATGGTGCTGGCGCGGATCCTGGAAGTGCATCCGCACGAAATGATCGATAAGTTTACGATGTCAATGGCTTATCAATCCAATTAA